From one uncultured Paludibacter sp. genomic stretch:
- a CDS encoding Uroporphyrinogen-III synthase, giving the protein MKIKKILISQPRPTTEKSPYFDIIEKYNVKIDFRPFIKVEPVSAKEFRTQRVSILDHTAIIFNARHGIDHFFRLCEELRVNVPETMKYFCVSETVALYLQKYIQYRKRKIFYSPTGKFSDLSVLLNKHADEKYLYITSDVRNDETMSCLENSKISFSQAIMYKTVSNDFQPGEDINYDMFIFFSPSGINSLLKNFPDFKQEDVQIGCFGANTAQAIKDAGLRLDLEAPTKEFPSMTMALDSFLRENGKKEKAKK; this is encoded by the coding sequence TTGAAAATTAAAAAGATACTTATATCTCAACCTCGTCCTACAACAGAAAAATCCCCTTATTTTGACATCATTGAGAAGTATAATGTTAAGATAGATTTTCGTCCGTTTATCAAGGTTGAACCGGTTTCTGCAAAAGAATTTCGCACACAGCGAGTTTCAATTTTAGACCATACAGCAATAATTTTTAATGCCCGCCACGGTATTGATCATTTTTTCAGACTGTGTGAAGAATTGAGAGTAAACGTTCCTGAGACCATGAAGTATTTTTGTGTGTCAGAAACTGTTGCTTTATATTTGCAAAAATATATTCAGTACCGAAAAAGGAAGATATTTTACAGTCCAACTGGAAAATTTTCCGATTTATCGGTGTTGCTTAATAAACATGCAGACGAAAAATATCTTTACATCACCTCCGATGTTAGAAATGATGAAACAATGTCTTGTTTGGAAAACAGTAAAATTAGTTTCAGCCAGGCAATAATGTACAAAACCGTAAGTAATGATTTTCAACCGGGAGAAGATATTAACTACGATATGTTTATCTTTTTCAGCCCGTCAGGAATAAACTCATTATTGAAGAATTTCCCTGATTTTAAACAAGAAGATGTTCAAATAGGATGTTTTGGAGCTAATACCGCGCAAGCAATAAAAGATGCCGGATTGCGCTTGGATTTGGAAGCTCCGACAAAAGAATTCCCGTCTATGACAATGGCGCTGGACAGTTTTTTGAGAGAAAACGGCAAAAAAGAAAAAGCGAAGAAATAA
- the rnpA gene encoding Ribonuclease P protein component, whose amino-acid sequence MYTFPKKEHLCGNKNIENLYTNGKSFLIYPLRIVYLQIEKEEVPVRVMVSVSKKKFKRAVKRNRIKRLIRETYRLNKNELIAYAEQNDIKLHIAFQYIAAEIETFQKLNEKMQTALKKIEQNSQKHENAEENS is encoded by the coding sequence ATGTACACTTTCCCGAAAAAAGAACATTTGTGTGGAAACAAAAACATTGAAAATCTCTACACAAACGGAAAATCATTCTTAATTTATCCGTTGCGGATTGTGTATTTGCAAATAGAAAAAGAAGAGGTACCCGTAAGAGTGATGGTAAGCGTATCGAAAAAGAAATTTAAACGGGCTGTAAAAAGGAATAGAATTAAACGGTTAATACGTGAAACCTATCGCTTAAATAAAAATGAATTGATTGCTTATGCTGAACAAAATGATATAAAACTGCACATCGCATTCCAATACATTGCTGCGGAAATAGAAACGTTTCAGAAATTGAATGAAAAAATGCAGACAGCGTTAAAAAAAATAGAACAAAATTCACAAAAACATGAAAACGCTGAGGAAAATAGTTGA
- a CDS encoding putative membrane protein insertion efficiency factor (Evidence 3 : Putative function from multiple computational evidences) — MKTLRKIVEFIVLIPVYIYKYSISPLKPPSCRYTPTCSQYAIDAVKKHGVIKGIYLATKRILSCNPWGGSGYDPVPDEFSFRKK; from the coding sequence ATGAAAACGCTGAGGAAAATAGTTGAATTCATTGTGTTAATACCTGTATATATTTATAAATACAGTATCTCACCATTAAAGCCGCCTTCATGCAGATACACTCCAACCTGTTCGCAATATGCTATTGATGCGGTAAAAAAACATGGTGTAATTAAAGGAATTTATTTGGCAACGAAACGTATTTTAAGTTGTAATCCTTGGGGAGGAAGTGGTTATGACCCGGTTCCGGATGAGTTCAGTTTCAGAAAAAAATAG
- a CDS encoding conserved membrane hypothetical protein (Evidence 4 : Unknown function but conserved in other organisms), which produces MLEHHVKKTRKMKKQVSVAFMISGIVFTTCLIVSNIIEQKLINIGPIEATAGLLIFPISYILNDIIAEVWGYKKARLIIWTGFLMNFFAVFVFRLSIVVPGSENFTHQNEFALVLGNTLRITIASFIAFLFGSFTNAFVMSKMKIMQKGRNFSARAVVSTLFGEGFDSLIFFNIAFYGMIPTKAILVLILTQTLMKTGYEIIALPLTNYIVRWVKKHEDTDVYDEGISYNPLKVKDI; this is translated from the coding sequence GTGCTTGAACACCACGTTAAAAAAACAAGAAAAATGAAAAAACAAGTTTCAGTCGCTTTTATGATAAGCGGCATCGTTTTCACTACCTGTCTTATTGTTTCCAACATTATTGAACAAAAACTTATCAATATTGGTCCTATTGAAGCTACTGCGGGGCTGTTGATTTTTCCTATTTCCTATATTTTGAATGATATTATTGCAGAAGTGTGGGGATATAAAAAAGCCCGTTTGATAATATGGACCGGATTTTTGATGAATTTCTTTGCTGTTTTCGTGTTCCGTTTAAGCATTGTTGTGCCGGGTTCCGAGAATTTTACTCATCAAAATGAATTTGCTTTGGTGCTGGGAAACACGCTGAGAATTACCATTGCCAGTTTTATCGCTTTTCTTTTTGGTTCATTTACTAATGCATTTGTTATGAGTAAAATGAAAATTATGCAAAAAGGGAGGAATTTTTCGGCTCGTGCGGTGGTTTCCACACTTTTTGGCGAAGGATTTGATTCTTTGATATTTTTCAATATTGCTTTTTATGGGATGATTCCCACGAAAGCCATCTTAGTATTAATCCTCACTCAAACATTAATGAAAACCGGATACGAAATTATCGCACTTCCTTTAACGAATTACATTGTACGTTGGGTGAAAAAACACGAAGATACCGATGTGTACGACGAAGGAATTTCGTACAATCCACTGAAAGTGAAAGATATATAA
- a CDS encoding Excinuclease ABC C subunit domain protein (fragment), whose translation MCTFYILYSKNTDKYYVGATCDDMSERLRRHNAKHKKGFTGKSSDWKIAYCEHFENKEQAFNREKEVKKWKSRIRIEKLIEEKTM comes from the coding sequence ATGTGTACTTTTTATATCCTTTATTCAAAAAATACTGATAAATATTATGTCGGAGCTACTTGCGATGATATGAGTGAACGTCTAAGGAGACATAATGCTAAGCACAAAAAAGGATTTACGGGTAAATCTTCTGACTGGAAAATTGCTTATTGTGAGCATTTTGAAAATAAAGAGCAAGCATTTAATCGAGAAAAAGAAGTCAAGAAGTGGAAAAGCAGAATCAGGATTGAAAAACTTATTGAAGAAAAAACAATGTAA
- the radA gene encoding DNA repair protein RadA homolog yields MAKTKTVYVCQNCGIDSPKWIGKCPSCGEWNTYVEEIVSKEPANKIPIAGLEFQKQKPILISDVEALNEPRISTNNNELNRVLGGGLVNGSLVLIGGEPGIGKSTLVLQTVLNLKEKRTLYISGEESVQQLKLRAERLGYKNPECYVVGETSLEQVFVHVQNINPDILIVDSIQTITTETIESSPGSVSQVRECAAALLKFCKTSGTPVLLIGHINKEGSIAGPKVLEHIVDTVLQFEGDQHYMYRILRPIKNRFGSTSELGIFEMQQNGLREVSNPSELLLSQNHEGMSGVAIASAIEGIRPFLIEVQALVSSAAYGTPQRSSTGFDLRRLNMLLAVLEKRAGFKLAQKDVFMNIAGGIKVNDPAIDLAVISAILSSNVDIAIEPHVCLAGEVGLSGEIRPINRIEQRILEAEKLGFKKIIIPNINLKSLDLKKIKIELVQVRKVEEAFKVLFGKN; encoded by the coding sequence ATGGCAAAAACAAAAACTGTGTACGTTTGCCAAAATTGTGGCATCGATTCTCCAAAATGGATAGGAAAATGTCCTTCTTGTGGAGAATGGAATACCTATGTGGAGGAAATTGTCAGCAAAGAACCTGCAAATAAAATTCCCATTGCCGGATTGGAATTTCAAAAACAAAAACCAATTTTGATTTCTGATGTTGAAGCGTTAAATGAGCCACGCATTAGTACAAACAATAATGAACTTAATCGAGTTTTAGGAGGTGGATTAGTAAATGGTTCACTTGTTTTAATTGGAGGCGAACCCGGCATTGGAAAATCTACATTAGTGCTCCAAACCGTTTTGAATTTGAAAGAAAAACGCACATTATATATTTCGGGTGAAGAAAGCGTACAGCAATTAAAACTTCGTGCAGAACGGCTCGGATACAAAAATCCGGAATGTTATGTTGTAGGAGAAACATCGTTGGAACAAGTTTTTGTACACGTTCAAAACATAAATCCCGATATTTTAATCGTGGATTCTATTCAAACTATTACTACCGAAACCATTGAATCTTCTCCCGGAAGCGTGTCGCAAGTACGTGAATGCGCCGCAGCTTTACTTAAATTCTGTAAAACGAGCGGAACTCCTGTTTTACTTATCGGGCATATCAACAAAGAAGGAAGCATCGCCGGGCCGAAAGTACTGGAACATATTGTAGATACCGTTTTGCAGTTTGAAGGCGACCAACATTATATGTACCGCATTTTGCGCCCCATCAAAAATCGCTTTGGAAGTACTTCGGAATTGGGTATTTTTGAAATGCAACAAAACGGATTGCGTGAAGTCAGTAATCCGTCCGAACTTCTTCTTTCGCAAAATCATGAAGGAATGAGCGGAGTTGCTATCGCTTCCGCTATTGAAGGCATCCGTCCTTTTCTTATTGAAGTACAGGCATTGGTAAGTTCTGCAGCGTACGGAACTCCGCAACGCTCCTCCACGGGTTTCGATTTGAGACGATTAAATATGTTACTGGCAGTGCTCGAAAAACGCGCCGGTTTCAAATTAGCTCAGAAAGACGTATTTATGAACATTGCCGGAGGAATTAAAGTAAACGACCCGGCTATTGATTTGGCGGTAATTTCAGCCATACTTTCTTCAAACGTAGATATTGCAATCGAACCTCACGTTTGTTTGGCTGGTGAAGTTGGACTTTCCGGCGAAATTCGTCCTATCAACAGAATTGAACAACGCATTTTGGAAGCCGAAAAACTCGGTTTTAAGAAAATTATTATCCCAAATATCAATCTTAAAAGTTTGGATTTAAAGAAAATAAAGATAGAATTAGTGCAAGTGCGGAAAGTAGAGGAAGCGTTTAAAGTGTTGTTCGGGAAAAATTAA
- a CDS encoding conserved hypothetical protein (Evidence 4 : Unknown function but conserved in other organisms): MNKKIKQITRILLALTVLVVIGYLYSVFIKPNYGGTNIIGVLLLGLALGGLIAFLIFKLYAADRKEKKIIESSHTVVESMRKVFKIVCAEGQFHEIYNYEETKKLFKIIPSTKKALVIVQAKVMIGYDFEKCVWEKDEENRKIRIVSFPEPEILSLEPEFKYYYFEEDLFNLISREDLHKIQDAGKKQVMEAALNSDLKKIAALQMKTMLTEVISANRWGLENVEKIDMLPSIISPRSKEEKK; the protein is encoded by the coding sequence ATGAATAAAAAAATAAAACAAATCACCCGTATATTATTGGCACTAACTGTGCTTGTAGTTATCGGATATTTATATTCAGTATTTATTAAACCAAATTACGGCGGAACAAATATTATTGGAGTACTTCTTTTAGGATTAGCTCTCGGAGGATTGATTGCATTTCTTATTTTTAAATTATACGCTGCCGATAGAAAAGAGAAGAAAATTATAGAAAGTTCACATACCGTCGTTGAAAGTATGCGTAAGGTTTTCAAAATTGTGTGTGCCGAAGGTCAATTTCACGAAATTTATAATTATGAAGAAACGAAAAAGCTTTTCAAAATTATTCCTTCCACAAAAAAAGCGCTGGTAATTGTGCAGGCAAAAGTGATGATTGGGTATGATTTTGAAAAATGCGTATGGGAAAAAGACGAAGAAAACCGTAAAATAAGGATTGTTTCTTTTCCTGAACCGGAAATTCTTTCTTTGGAACCGGAATTCAAATATTATTATTTTGAAGAAGATCTTTTCAACCTTATAAGTCGTGAGGATTTACATAAAATTCAAGACGCGGGGAAAAAACAAGTAATGGAAGCTGCCCTTAATAGTGATTTGAAAAAAATAGCGGCTTTACAAATGAAAACAATGCTTACCGAAGTAATATCAGCCAACCGTTGGGGATTGGAAAACGTAGAAAAAATCGACATGCTTCCTTCGATTATATCTCCAAGAAGTAAAGAAGAAAAGAAATAA
- a CDS encoding Glutamate formiminotransferase gives MNQIIECVPNFSEGNNMEIIRQIVDEIKMVDGVKVIDIDPGKATNRTVVTFVGEPEAVCEAAFRAVKKASEVIDMSKHKGEHPRFGATDVLPLIPIKNISMEEVVEYAHKLGKRIGDKLGIPGYFYEFACTKEKRRNLASCRAGEYEGLPQKLTNPEWKPDFGPTEFTETVKKSGAVALSARNILIAYNVNLNTTSTRWANSIAFDIREKGRVKREGNSLTGKIVKDEKGNTVYSPGLLKGVKGIGWYIEEYGIAQLSFNLTDTTVTSLHQLFETACERASVRGIRVTGSELVGCVPLQVLLDAGKYFLKKQHRSVGISDEEILKIAVKSMGLDELAPFDPKKKIIEYLIEDDTEKKLVNMSVKNFTQETASESPAPGGGSISSTMAAMGAALGTMVANLSAHKKGWDERWEEFSDWAEKGKAIQEKLLFLIDEDTRAFNGIMDAFGLPKNTDEEKSKRAEAIQNATKYAMEIPLQVMQTAYNAMEILQAMAEIGNPNSVSDAGVGALAVRSAVLGAGLNVKINGAGLNDKTFANTIIAKAEALEQKAIEKEKEILEIVKEKIERN, from the coding sequence ATGAACCAAATTATAGAATGCGTTCCCAATTTTAGCGAGGGAAACAATATGGAGATTATCCGCCAAATCGTGGATGAAATAAAAATGGTGGACGGCGTAAAAGTGATTGACATTGACCCGGGAAAAGCAACCAACCGTACGGTGGTAACTTTTGTTGGCGAACCGGAAGCTGTTTGCGAGGCGGCTTTTCGTGCCGTAAAAAAAGCATCGGAAGTGATTGATATGAGCAAACACAAAGGCGAACATCCTCGTTTTGGTGCAACCGACGTACTTCCTCTTATTCCGATAAAAAATATTTCAATGGAAGAAGTGGTGGAATACGCGCATAAATTGGGCAAAAGAATTGGCGACAAACTCGGAATTCCGGGCTATTTTTATGAATTTGCCTGCACAAAAGAGAAACGCAGAAATCTGGCTTCTTGCAGAGCGGGAGAATACGAAGGACTTCCGCAAAAACTCACTAATCCCGAATGGAAACCTGATTTCGGCCCGACAGAATTTACCGAAACCGTGAAAAAATCGGGAGCGGTTGCATTGAGTGCAAGAAATATTTTGATTGCCTACAATGTAAATCTCAACACCACTTCTACCCGCTGGGCAAATTCCATCGCTTTTGATATTCGTGAAAAAGGGCGTGTAAAACGGGAAGGAAATTCATTGACCGGAAAAATTGTAAAAGACGAGAAAGGCAACACCGTTTACTCGCCCGGATTGTTGAAAGGCGTGAAAGGCATCGGTTGGTACATTGAAGAATATGGAATTGCACAGTTGTCATTTAATCTCACCGATACAACAGTTACTTCGCTTCATCAACTTTTTGAAACGGCTTGTGAGCGCGCATCTGTGCGAGGAATACGCGTAACTGGTTCTGAATTGGTCGGTTGTGTTCCTTTGCAAGTGCTTTTGGATGCCGGAAAATATTTCTTAAAAAAACAACATCGTTCTGTAGGAATTTCGGATGAAGAAATCCTGAAAATTGCCGTAAAATCAATGGGATTGGATGAACTTGCTCCGTTTGACCCGAAAAAGAAAATTATCGAATATTTAATTGAAGACGATACGGAGAAAAAGTTGGTGAATATGAGTGTAAAAAACTTCACCCAAGAAACAGCTTCTGAAAGTCCCGCGCCGGGCGGAGGTTCCATTTCATCTACAATGGCTGCAATGGGCGCAGCTTTGGGAACGATGGTGGCAAATCTTTCAGCACACAAAAAAGGATGGGATGAACGCTGGGAAGAATTTTCCGATTGGGCAGAAAAAGGAAAAGCAATTCAGGAAAAATTATTGTTTTTGATAGATGAAGATACTCGCGCTTTCAATGGAATTATGGATGCATTCGGACTGCCAAAAAATACGGATGAAGAAAAATCTAAACGAGCAGAAGCCATACAAAACGCAACAAAATACGCTATGGAAATTCCGTTGCAAGTGATGCAAACCGCTTATAATGCTATGGAAATACTCCAAGCTATGGCAGAAATCGGCAATCCAAATTCGGTTTCGGATGCAGGTGTGGGTGCTTTAGCAGTTCGTTCTGCTGTATTAGGAGCCGGATTAAATGTAAAAATAAATGGTGCGGGACTAAATGATAAAACTTTCGCCAACACAATTATCGCTAAAGCAGAAGCATTGGAACAAAAAGCAATAGAAAAAGAAAAAGAGATTTTGGAAATAGTAAAAGAAAAAATTGAAAGAAATTAA
- a CDS encoding conserved hypothetical protein (Evidence 4 : Unknown function but conserved in other organisms), with protein MSQSLSKMYVHLIFHIKTTSVVIREKEEKELYAYIGSILKDIECIPILINGTKDHLHILCVMSKNITLAKMTEEVKRHSSRWIKTKDNYYKSFAWQGGYGGFSVSPSLHDKTKYYIQNQKEHHKKMTFQEEYLLFLKEYRIEYNETYLWTD; from the coding sequence ATGTCGCAATCACTCTCAAAAATGTATGTACATTTGATTTTTCACATCAAAACAACGAGTGTCGTTATTCGTGAAAAAGAAGAAAAAGAGCTTTATGCCTATATCGGAAGTATCTTAAAAGACATTGAATGCATCCCTATTTTGATTAATGGCACAAAAGATCATTTACATATTTTGTGTGTAATGTCGAAAAATATAACTTTAGCAAAAATGACTGAGGAAGTAAAAAGACACAGCAGCCGTTGGATTAAAACCAAAGATAATTATTACAAATCTTTTGCCTGGCAAGGCGGTTACGGTGGATTTTCAGTCAGCCCGTCTTTGCACGACAAAACCAAATATTATATTCAAAATCAGAAAGAACATCATAAAAAAATGACATTTCAGGAAGAATATTTATTGTTTCTGAAAGAATACAGAATTGAATATAATGAAACATATCTGTGGACGGATTAA
- a CDS encoding Imidazolonepropionase — protein sequence MKLIGPFTQLLTMDNLPLRGKISDNQLEIIPDAGILYADEKILDIGNFEQLKKENPDAEIQFLDGSFVCLPGMIDVHTHICWAGSRADDYAMRLEGKSYLEIAEAGGGIWSTVQKTREASLEELTNLIVQRAEKLYQQGVTTIEVKSGYGLSVEDELKMLEAIQLANQKTKSELIPTCLAAHIKPKDFPGNEREYLQDVVQHLLPEIKKKNLAQRVDIFVEKGAFSVSDSEYYLSEAKKMGFDVVIHGDQFSNDTAKLAVEMDAVSMDHLEYADDREIEILSRSNVIPVALPGASIGLGEKFAPARKLLDAGCSLVIASDWNPGSAPMGNLLVQASIFGAKEKLSMAETWAALTCRAAKALKRDDIGVLKRGNKANFIIFETENFKEILYSPLNPPWGTFCGVK from the coding sequence ATGAAATTAATTGGTCCTTTCACCCAACTTCTAACAATGGACAATCTTCCTTTGCGGGGAAAAATATCTGATAATCAACTGGAAATAATTCCAGATGCGGGAATTTTGTATGCTGACGAGAAAATTTTGGATATTGGTAATTTTGAACAATTGAAAAAAGAAAATCCTGATGCCGAAATTCAATTTTTGGATGGGAGTTTTGTTTGCCTGCCGGGAATGATTGATGTGCACACGCATATTTGTTGGGCTGGTTCGCGCGCTGATGATTACGCAATGCGTTTGGAAGGAAAATCATATTTGGAAATTGCAGAAGCGGGCGGTGGAATTTGGAGCACAGTACAAAAAACTCGGGAAGCAAGTTTGGAAGAATTGACAAATTTAATCGTTCAGCGTGCGGAGAAACTGTATCAGCAAGGCGTTACAACCATCGAAGTGAAAAGCGGTTACGGACTTTCGGTGGAAGATGAATTAAAAATGCTGGAAGCCATTCAGTTGGCAAATCAAAAGACAAAATCCGAACTTATCCCGACTTGTCTGGCAGCGCATATCAAACCGAAAGATTTTCCGGGAAACGAAAGAGAATATTTGCAAGATGTTGTACAACATCTTCTTCCAGAAATAAAAAAGAAAAACTTAGCCCAACGAGTGGATATTTTTGTTGAAAAAGGAGCATTTTCTGTTTCCGATTCTGAATATTATCTTTCGGAAGCAAAAAAAATGGGATTTGATGTCGTTATTCACGGCGATCAGTTTTCAAACGACACGGCAAAACTTGCTGTGGAAATGGACGCGGTTTCCATGGACCATTTGGAATATGCCGATGATAGAGAAATTGAGATATTATCCAGAAGCAATGTTATTCCGGTAGCGCTTCCGGGCGCTTCAATTGGTTTGGGAGAGAAATTTGCGCCTGCACGTAAATTGCTTGATGCGGGCTGTTCATTAGTCATTGCTTCGGATTGGAACCCGGGAAGCGCGCCAATGGGGAATTTACTCGTTCAAGCATCCATTTTTGGTGCAAAGGAAAAACTTTCGATGGCTGAAACGTGGGCTGCACTCACCTGCCGTGCCGCAAAAGCGTTAAAAAGAGATGATATCGGCGTTTTGAAAAGAGGAAATAAAGCAAATTTTATTATTTTTGAAACGGAAAATTTTAAAGAGATATTATACAGCCCCCTAAATCCCCCTTGGGGGACTTTTTGTGGCGTTAAATAA
- a CDS encoding conserved hypothetical protein (Evidence 4 : Unknown function but conserved in other organisms), giving the protein MVFSTYNRLPFLNSSKLRVEVWKHIKQNANEKGIFIDVVNGYAEHCHCLISLSSNQTIEKVVQLIKGESSFWINKNNLINDKFGWQDEYFSVSVSESMIDKVREYIKSQETHHKKKTFAEEYEEFIQKYNFKRIKDK; this is encoded by the coding sequence TTGGTTTTCTCAACTTACAACAGATTACCATTTCTAAATTCATCTAAATTGAGAGTTGAAGTTTGGAAACATATCAAACAAAACGCAAATGAAAAAGGCATATTTATAGACGTTGTTAATGGTTATGCAGAGCATTGTCATTGTTTGATTTCATTATCATCAAATCAAACAATTGAAAAAGTGGTTCAACTCATCAAAGGGGAATCTTCATTTTGGATAAATAAAAATAACTTGATTAATGATAAATTCGGCTGGCAAGATGAGTATTTTTCCGTTTCTGTTTCTGAATCAATGATTGATAAAGTAAGAGAATATATTAAATCACAAGAAACTCATCACAAAAAGAAAACTTTTGCAGAAGAATATGAAGAATTTATCCAAAAATACAATTTTAAGAGAATAAAAGATAAATAA
- the hutU gene encoding Urocanate hydratase, with protein sequence MNYTEFLEKYASHPNYRAPRGNELHAKSWQTEAPLRMLLNNLDREVAEDPENLIVYGGTGQAARNVQAVKDIIKYLLDLDENHSLLVQSGKPIGLVRSHPQAPRVLIANSNLVPAWATWXHFEELKSRGLMMYGQMTAGSWIYIGSQGILQGTYETFAEAGRKFFNGDLKHRWICSGGMGGMSGAQPLAATMAGATYLGIDIDPERIKKRLETRYVDKMTYSYDEAVAWLKETVEKGENTSIGLVGDIGDTLEKLLKDNLIPDILTDQTSAHDPLNGYVPNGLTLEEALKLRKSNPEEYKNRSLKSMARHVEFMLEMQKRGSVTFDYGNNLREFARQGGCKNAFDFEGFVPKFIRPLFCDGKGPFRWAALSGDPEDIYTTDKALMELFPENTHLINWLTQAREKVAFQGLPSRICWLGMGEREKAGLLFNKLVREGKLKAPIVIGRDHLDCGSVASPNRETEGMKDGSDAVSDWTLLNLMSNTAGGATWVSFHHGGGVGIGYSQHAGMVILADGTERADECLSRVLFNDPAMGIYRHADAGYEQAIENRKKMSEL encoded by the coding sequence ATGAACTACACAGAATTCCTTGAAAAATACGCCTCACATCCAAATTATCGTGCTCCAAGAGGCAATGAATTACACGCAAAAAGTTGGCAAACGGAAGCTCCGTTGCGAATGTTACTCAACAATTTGGATCGTGAAGTCGCGGAAGATCCTGAAAACCTGATTGTTTACGGTGGAACAGGACAAGCCGCAAGAAACGTTCAAGCCGTAAAAGACATTATAAAATATTTGTTGGATTTGGATGAAAATCATTCGCTTTTGGTTCAGTCAGGGAAACCAATCGGGTTGGTTCGTTCACATCCGCAAGCGCCTCGCGTACTGATTGCTAATAGTAATTTAGTTCCGGCCTGGGCAACTTGGGANCATTTTGAAGAATTAAAATCGCGCGGATTGATGATGTACGGACAAATGACAGCCGGAAGCTGGATTTACATCGGTTCGCAAGGTATTTTGCAGGGAACGTACGAAACATTTGCCGAAGCCGGACGAAAATTTTTCAACGGCGATTTGAAACACCGCTGGATTTGTTCAGGTGGAATGGGTGGAATGAGCGGAGCACAACCGCTAGCTGCAACAATGGCCGGCGCAACATATTTGGGAATTGATATTGACCCTGAACGAATTAAAAAACGTCTCGAAACTCGTTATGTGGACAAAATGACTTACAGTTACGATGAAGCTGTCGCGTGGTTGAAAGAAACTGTTGAAAAAGGAGAAAACACTTCNATCGGTTTGGTAGGCGATATTGGCGATACATTGGAAAAATTATTGAAAGACAATCTTATTCCCGATATTTTGACCGACCAAACTTCGGCACACGACCCGCTGAACGGTTATGTTCCCAATGGATTAACATTGGAAGAAGCTTTGAAACTAAGAAAATCAAATCCCGAAGAATATAAAAACCGTTCATTGAAAAGTATGGCTCGCCACGTTGAATTTATGCTCGAAATGCAAAAACGTGGCAGTGTTACTTTCGATTACGGAAATAATCTGCGTGAATTTGCGCGTCAGGGAGGTTGTAAAAACGCGTTTGATTTTGAAGGTTTTGTCCCGAAATTTATTCGTCCGCTTTTCTGCGACGGCAAAGGTCCGTTCCGCTGGGCTGCGCTTTCCGGCGATCCGGAAGATATTTACACCACCGACAAAGCGTTAATGGAACTTTTCCCCGAAAATACACACTTAATCAATTGGCTCACGCAGGCAAGAGAAAAAGTAGCGTTTCAGGGTTTGCCAAGTCGCATTTGCTGGCTTGGAATGGGCGAACGCGAAAAAGCAGGACTTTTATTCAATAAATTGGTTCGCGAAGGAAAATTAAAAGCGCCGATTGTAATTGGTCGCGACCATTTGGATTGCGGTTCGGTAGCATCACCAAATCGTGAAACAGAAGGAATGAAAGACGGTTCGGATGCTGTTTCGGATTGGACATTGTTGAATTTAATGTCAAACACGGCAGGCGGCGCAACCTGGGTTTCGTTTCATCACGGAGGCGGCGTAGGAATTGGATATTCACAACACGCAGGAATGGTGATTTTAGCCGACGGAACAGAACGCGCTGATGAGTGTTTGAGTCGCGTTTTATTCAATGATCCGGCAATGGGAATTTATCGCCACGCTGATGCAGGATATGAACAAGCGATTGAAAACAGGAAAAAAATGTCTGAACTGTGA